A window from Xiphias gladius isolate SHS-SW01 ecotype Sanya breed wild unplaced genomic scaffold, ASM1685928v1 HiC_scaffold_1474, whole genome shotgun sequence encodes these proteins:
- the cavin4a gene encoding caveolae-associated protein 4a, producing MDQHKYRTAGVHEKLEIIGVEDEAGNPISALTILSLLERVAGIIDNVQSCQQRMEERQLELENNIKTIQGDVLKLAKDHNDTSGTVEKLLQKTRKVSANVKEVRTRVEKQNVRVKKVESTQDELLTRNKFRVVIYQGEAEVPSVAVTKSPKGPGLEGLDIEPDSYDIPADLSSDEEYLSVEETDSSRAARLKKSVVKSRATLKAAFSKENMNKTKDSLGNKFHNLGEKVMPHERREKMHQAGERLKQSGERLKENIAKKAPNKETFRIKLKKERAVAEGQEGAEADPELHIHAQVEESPVHSPAITYTEVGPETKREGPVEEASATRIAEEDYRK from the exons ATGGATCAGCACAAGTATCGCACGGCTGGCGTCCACGAGAAGCTGGAGATCATCGGGGTGGAGGATGAGGCTGGAAACCCCATCAGTGCCCTGACTATCCTGTCGCTGCTGGAGCGCGTGGCTGGCATCATCGACAACGTCCAGTCCTGCCAGCAGCGCATGGAGGAGCgtcagctggagctggagaacaACATCAAGACCATCCAGGGCGACGTCCTGAAGCTGGCCAAGGACCACAACGACACCAGTGGCACGGTGGAAAAGCTCCTGCAGAAGACCCGCAAAGTCAGCGCCAACGTCAAGGAGGTCCGGACGCGCGTCGAGAAGCAAAACGTGCGAGTCAAGAAGGTTGAATCCACACAGGATGAGCTGCTCACCCGCAACAAGTTCCGGGTCGTCATCTATCAG gGTGAGGCAGAGGTCCCATCAGTCGCTGTTACTAAGTCTCCTAAGGGACCCGGCCTGGAGGGGCTGGATATCGAGCCCGACTCCTACGACATCCCCGCTGACCTCTCCTCCGATGAAGAGTACCTGAGCGTGGAGGAGACTGACTCCTCACGAGCCGCTCGCCTCAAGAAATCAGTCGTGAAGAGCAGGGCGACCCTGAAGGCCGCCTTCTCCAAGGAGAACATGAACAAAACCAAAGACAGCCTTGGCAACAAGTTCCACAACCTGGGCGAGAAGGTCATGCCGCACGAACGGAGGGAGAAGATGCATCAGGCCGGCGAGCGGCTGAAGCAGTCCGGCGAGCGGCTGAAGGAGAACATCGCCAAGAAAGCGCCGAACAAAGAGACCTTCCGCATCAAgctgaagaaggagagagcCGTCGCCGAGGGTCAGGAGGGCGCCGAGGCCGACCCCGAGCTCCACATCCACGCCCAGGTCGAGGAGTCGCCGGTGCACAGCCCGGCGATCACCTACACCGAGGTAGGCCCGGAAACCAAGAGGGAAGGGCCCGTGGAGGAGGCCAGCGCCACCCGGATAGCAGAGGAGGATTACAGGAAGTAG